From the genome of Triticum aestivum cultivar Chinese Spring chromosome 3B, IWGSC CS RefSeq v2.1, whole genome shotgun sequence, one region includes:
- the LOC123072758 gene encoding uncharacterized protein isoform X2, which produces MSGGGGGSRPDAAAGGFPARGAPGAATEPPSLAQYISLDQFPVGEHRHSRSAELRRALADSAEQPLAALAQGKPLPPAAAEELRRIRGGVAESSARAKDRAKSLQESIQKLDKYKNVVTRRRQRSDGTSVDRSSGSVGGSLRIGAQNSGDNPAQRLEERAKSSTMSKRVRSSLTADARLEGRVSVSTRQGGPLVDTEKNPSLEKDKSSVRIANATSGFSEDKLRGLAPGGEGWEKKMKRKRSVGTMLNRGSDVDRDVKPSVQHRSSSEVRGRSSDAIPFRHGASAGASGGSKMDGSSQLSSSGSRYLLKTEMDSTPLPNERRERHGGLDKERVLVKGNKAHISEDMQPGTLSPVTKGKATRAPRTSSLVGIHSSSTLLRSAGGIDEWEEAPCTNKASPLGSTTNRKRPMAASASSPPVAWVGQRPQKMSRTRRANVVSPVSNFDEPVSEGSPVDVAVRPALETPGLLLPRGAASNNSQAASRMDNVTSPAGLSESEGSVATEHRNKEKVTNSGDFENEGANSAHVASDLIFSSKKSRIPLKEELEDGSIRRQGRSGRGTMHVKGCTSIPKEKLDSTETRKLVKSVRPASEKNESKLGRPPTKKGSDRKASSRHPEILNCGSMDTTGESEDDREELLAAANAARGAIVGAYAGPFWKKIEPMLTFISSEDLSFLKNQIIFLEELEMGMSNKHDEDKLTASTNYNGPPSMVEHSSQVLPPSNSSLLLDQGEANGVGPRESVDILSYNNGENHNNTSQKAQGQGIFGEMAPLTSRLLSALIVEDVDDFPESNGVQGDILMEFSNDYLPRAASVEFEATGLESSFGMSPDFKHSNSNPAYNSMSNGFAVSSNLRGSYSQSSVCSENLSDGINVMGYPENGSLHGSVPQITQQYQTPGKDLSLPLYGYQYAQMSLHDRTLVELHSIDIFPEMPELDEGEDEDINKVILELQKRLFDQVNQKKCQLNKLEKAIRNTKNMEERSLEQHAMNKLVERAYKKLLVPEYSGGRGSSSHKGGLSKAASKAAKQLALAFAKRTLARCQKFEETEKSCFREPFLWSVLSAPLPKSDPVDGVPPGSADRPKALKLDRSPLSQGSTKLKKGERERDQSRDGSAKNSSSKSGSGRNSSGSGRNERKTKMKPKQKLAQLSTSGNVLGRVTEPSNSSFPSPSPRESNEWNNPLSTRPTQQPRNSSANVAPESLDAPMNLPPMDPMVDILDVPEGNDISAWFTDGLDDTLQDFDFSGGLEIPDDDLTQLGFM; this is translated from the exons AtgtcgggaggaggaggaggctcgaggcccGACGCCGCCGCGGGGGGCTTCCCCGCGAGGGGGGCACCGGGGGCCGCGACGGAGCCGCCGTCGCTCGCGCAGTACATCTCGCTGGATCAGTTCCCCGTCGGCGAGCACCGGCACTCGCGCTCCGCGGAGCTGCGGCGGGCGCTCGCCGACTCGGCGGAGCAGCCGCTGGCCGCGCTGGCGCAGGGCAAGCCGCTGCCCCCCGCGGCCGCCGAGGAGCTCCGGCGGATCCGGGGCGGCGTCGCGGAGTCGTCGGCCAGGGCCAA GGACAGGGCGAAGTCGCTGCAGGAGTCCATCCAGAAGCTGGACAAGTACAAGAACGTCGTCACGCGGCGCCGGCAGAGGAGCGACGGCACGTCGGTGGACAGGTCGTCGGGGAGCGTCGGCGGCTCTCTTAGGATCGGGGCTCAGAACAGCGGGGATAACCCCGCCCAGAGGCTCGAGGAGAGGGCTAAGAGCTCGACCATGAGCAAGCGTGTCCGGTCGTCGCTGACGGCAGATGCACGG TTGGAAGGGCGTGTTAGTGTTTCTACAAGGCAAGGAGGTCCTTTGGTTGATACTGAGAAAAACCCATCTTTGGAGAAGGACAAAAGCTCCGTCAGAATTGCCAATGCCACATCAGGGTTTTCTGAAGACAAATTACGAGGCCTAGCTCCTGGTGGTGAAGGATGGGAGAAAAAGATGAAACGTAAGCGTTCTGTTGGAACTATGCTCAATAGAGGCAGTGATGTAGACCGAGATGTTAAACCATCAGTTCAACATAGATCAAGCAGTGAAGTACGTGGACGTTCTAGTGATGCTATTCCATTTAG ACATGGAGCTTCTGCTGGAGCATCTGGAGGTAGCAAGATGGATGGAAGCTCTCAACTGAGTAGTTCTGGCTCACGGTATCTTCTGAAGACAGAGATGGATTCCACCCCTCTTCCAAATGAAAGACGAGAGCGCCATGGTGGGCTAGACAAAGAACGGGTTTTGGTGAAAGGAAACAA GGCACATATTTCCGAGGATATGCAACCTGGAACCTTAAGTCCTGTTACCAAGGGTAAAGCAACCAGAGCACCAAGAACCAGTTCACTTGTCGGTATCCACTCATCATCTACTTTGCTACGCTCAGCTGGAGGAATTGATGAATGGGAAGAAGCACCGTGCACAAATAAAGCCTCACCATTGGGAAGCACCACAAATCGCAAGCGTCCCATGGCTGCAAGTGCCTCTTCACCTCCTGTTGCTTGGGTGGGTCAACGTCCACAGAAAATGTCACGGACAAGAAGAGCAAATGTTGTATCACCGGTGTCAAATTTTGATGAACCCGTATCTGAAGGATCACCAGTTGATGTTGCTGTTAGGCCAGCTTTAGAAACGCCTGGCCTTTTACTTCCAAGGGGTGCAGCTAGCAATAATTCACAAGCTGCATCTAGAATGGATAATGTTACATCTCCAGCTGGTCTATCAGAAAGTGAAGGGTCTGTTGCTACTGAACACAGGAATAAGGAAAAAGTCACAAACAGTGGTGACTTTGAGAATGAGGGGGCAAATTCAGCTCATGTGGCATCCGATTTAATTTTCTCGTCCAAGAAAAGCAGGATTCCGTTGAAAGAAGAACTTGAAGATGGTAGTATTCGTCGTCAAGGGAGGAGTGGAAGAGGCACTATGCATGTTAAAGGGTGTACATCCATACCAAAAGAGAAGTTGGACAGCACTGAAACGAGGAAGTTGGTAAAGAGCGTAAGACCTGCATCTGAAAAGAATGAAAG TAAGTTAGGCCGTCCTCCAACAAAGAAAGGCTCGGACCGCAAAGCATCATCTCGGCACCCAGAAATTCTGAATTGTGGGTCAATGGATACTACAG GTGAATCTGAAGATGACCGAGAAGAACTTCTAGCTGCTGCAAATGCTGCCCGTGGTGCTATTG TTGGTGCATATGCTGGCCCTTTTTGGAAGAAAATAGAACCAATGCTTACTTTCATCAGCTCTGAAGATTTATCCTTCTTGAAAAACCAG ATAATATTTTTGGAAGAGCTTGAAATGGGCATGTCTAATAAGCACGATGAAGACAAGTTGACTGCATCAACGAACTACAATGGGCCACCATCAATG GTTGAGCATTCCTCCCAGGTTCTGCCTCCATCCAATTCTTCTTTGTTGCTGGATCAAGGGGAAGCAAATGGTGTTGGACCAAGAGAATCTGTTGACATTTTGTCTTATAATAATGGCGAGAATCATAACAACACATCTCAAAAGGCACAGGGGCAAGGAATATTTGGTGAAATGGCTCCCCTGACAAGTAGACTGCTCTCTGCCTTGATTGTAGAAGATGTTGATGACTTTCCGGAGTCCAATGGTGTCCAAGGAGATATACTCATGGAATTCTCAAATGACTACCTTCCTCGTGCTGCCTCAGTTGAATTTGAAGCTACAGGGCTAGAATCCAGTTTTGGAATGTCTCCTGATTTTAAGCATTCAAACAGTAACCCAGCATATAACAGCATGTCCAATGGTTTCGCAGTTTCCAGTAATTTGAGGGGCTCATATAGTCAAAGTTCAGTTTGCAGTGAGAATCTATCAGATGGGATAAATGTTATGGGGTACCCAGAAAACGGCTCTTTGCATGGATCAGTACCGCAGATTACACAGCAGTATCAAACTCCCGGAAAAGATTTATCTTTACCATTATATGGATATCAGTATGCGCAGATGTCTTTGCATGATAGGACTTTGGTCGAGTTGCACAGTATTGACATTTTTCCAGAGATG CCAGAGCTGGACGAGGGAGAGGATGAGGATATTAATAAAGTTATTTTGGAGCTGCAGAAAAGACTCTTTGATCAG GTGAATCAGAAGAAATGCCAATTAAATAAGCTAGAAAAAGCAATTCGAAATACTAAAAACATGGAGGAAAG GAGCCTGGAGCAACACGCAATGAACAAATTAGTAGAGAGGGCATACAAAAAATTGCTGGTACCTGAATACTCT GGTGGTCGAGGTAGTTCTAGTCACAAGGGCGGTCTCAGTAAAGCAGCCAGTAAGGCCGCAAAACAGCTTGCATTGGCTTTTGCCAAGCGAACACTTGCCCGGTGCCAGAAATTCGAGGAAACAGAGAAAAGCTGCTTCAGGGAGCCTTTCCTTTGGAGTGTGCTGTCCGCGCCTTTGCCAAAGAGTGACCCAGTTGATG GTGTCCCTCCAGGATCTGCAGATAGGCCAAAGGCCCTAAAGCTTGACAGAAGCCCATTGAGCCAAG GTAGCACAAAATTGAAGAAGGGCGAGAGAGAAAGGGACCAGAGCAGAGATGGGTCTGCCAAGAACTCCAGCTCGAAATCAGGCAGCGGCCGGAACTCGTCTGGCAGCGGCCGGAACGAGCGCAAGACCAAGATGAAGCCTAAGCAGAAGCTAGCGCAGCTATCAACATCTGGGAACGTCCTTGGCAGAGTCACAGAGCCATCCAACTCCAGCTTCCCATCACCGTCGCCGCGAGAATCCAACGAGTGGAACAACCCTCTGAGCACAAGACCTACCCAGCAACCAAGGAACAGCTCGGCCAACGTCGCTCCGGAGTCCCTGGACGCCCCCATGAACCTGCCACCGATGGACCCCATGGTGGACATCCTGGACGTGCCGGAGGGCAACGACATCAGCGCCTGGTTCACGGATGGCCTGGACGACACGCTGCAAGACTTTGATTTCTCCGGAGGCCTGGAGATCCCGGACGACGATCTCACCCAGCTAGGGTTCATGTGA
- the LOC123072758 gene encoding uncharacterized protein isoform X1, with amino-acid sequence MSGGGGGSRPDAAAGGFPARGAPGAATEPPSLAQYISLDQFPVGEHRHSRSAELRRALADSAEQPLAALAQGKPLPPAAAEELRRIRGGVAESSARAKYTDRAKSLQESIQKLDKYKNVVTRRRQRSDGTSVDRSSGSVGGSLRIGAQNSGDNPAQRLEERAKSSTMSKRVRSSLTADARLEGRVSVSTRQGGPLVDTEKNPSLEKDKSSVRIANATSGFSEDKLRGLAPGGEGWEKKMKRKRSVGTMLNRGSDVDRDVKPSVQHRSSSEVRGRSSDAIPFRHGASAGASGGSKMDGSSQLSSSGSRYLLKTEMDSTPLPNERRERHGGLDKERVLVKGNKAHISEDMQPGTLSPVTKGKATRAPRTSSLVGIHSSSTLLRSAGGIDEWEEAPCTNKASPLGSTTNRKRPMAASASSPPVAWVGQRPQKMSRTRRANVVSPVSNFDEPVSEGSPVDVAVRPALETPGLLLPRGAASNNSQAASRMDNVTSPAGLSESEGSVATEHRNKEKVTNSGDFENEGANSAHVASDLIFSSKKSRIPLKEELEDGSIRRQGRSGRGTMHVKGCTSIPKEKLDSTETRKLVKSVRPASEKNESKLGRPPTKKGSDRKASSRHPEILNCGSMDTTGESEDDREELLAAANAARGAIVGAYAGPFWKKIEPMLTFISSEDLSFLKNQIIFLEELEMGMSNKHDEDKLTASTNYNGPPSMVEHSSQVLPPSNSSLLLDQGEANGVGPRESVDILSYNNGENHNNTSQKAQGQGIFGEMAPLTSRLLSALIVEDVDDFPESNGVQGDILMEFSNDYLPRAASVEFEATGLESSFGMSPDFKHSNSNPAYNSMSNGFAVSSNLRGSYSQSSVCSENLSDGINVMGYPENGSLHGSVPQITQQYQTPGKDLSLPLYGYQYAQMSLHDRTLVELHSIDIFPEMPELDEGEDEDINKVILELQKRLFDQVNQKKCQLNKLEKAIRNTKNMEERSLEQHAMNKLVERAYKKLLVPEYSGGRGSSSHKGGLSKAASKAAKQLALAFAKRTLARCQKFEETEKSCFREPFLWSVLSAPLPKSDPVDGVPPGSADRPKALKLDRSPLSQGSTKLKKGERERDQSRDGSAKNSSSKSGSGRNSSGSGRNERKTKMKPKQKLAQLSTSGNVLGRVTEPSNSSFPSPSPRESNEWNNPLSTRPTQQPRNSSANVAPESLDAPMNLPPMDPMVDILDVPEGNDISAWFTDGLDDTLQDFDFSGGLEIPDDDLTQLGFM; translated from the exons AtgtcgggaggaggaggaggctcgaggcccGACGCCGCCGCGGGGGGCTTCCCCGCGAGGGGGGCACCGGGGGCCGCGACGGAGCCGCCGTCGCTCGCGCAGTACATCTCGCTGGATCAGTTCCCCGTCGGCGAGCACCGGCACTCGCGCTCCGCGGAGCTGCGGCGGGCGCTCGCCGACTCGGCGGAGCAGCCGCTGGCCGCGCTGGCGCAGGGCAAGCCGCTGCCCCCCGCGGCCGCCGAGGAGCTCCGGCGGATCCGGGGCGGCGTCGCGGAGTCGTCGGCCAGGGCCAAGTACAC GGACAGGGCGAAGTCGCTGCAGGAGTCCATCCAGAAGCTGGACAAGTACAAGAACGTCGTCACGCGGCGCCGGCAGAGGAGCGACGGCACGTCGGTGGACAGGTCGTCGGGGAGCGTCGGCGGCTCTCTTAGGATCGGGGCTCAGAACAGCGGGGATAACCCCGCCCAGAGGCTCGAGGAGAGGGCTAAGAGCTCGACCATGAGCAAGCGTGTCCGGTCGTCGCTGACGGCAGATGCACGG TTGGAAGGGCGTGTTAGTGTTTCTACAAGGCAAGGAGGTCCTTTGGTTGATACTGAGAAAAACCCATCTTTGGAGAAGGACAAAAGCTCCGTCAGAATTGCCAATGCCACATCAGGGTTTTCTGAAGACAAATTACGAGGCCTAGCTCCTGGTGGTGAAGGATGGGAGAAAAAGATGAAACGTAAGCGTTCTGTTGGAACTATGCTCAATAGAGGCAGTGATGTAGACCGAGATGTTAAACCATCAGTTCAACATAGATCAAGCAGTGAAGTACGTGGACGTTCTAGTGATGCTATTCCATTTAG ACATGGAGCTTCTGCTGGAGCATCTGGAGGTAGCAAGATGGATGGAAGCTCTCAACTGAGTAGTTCTGGCTCACGGTATCTTCTGAAGACAGAGATGGATTCCACCCCTCTTCCAAATGAAAGACGAGAGCGCCATGGTGGGCTAGACAAAGAACGGGTTTTGGTGAAAGGAAACAA GGCACATATTTCCGAGGATATGCAACCTGGAACCTTAAGTCCTGTTACCAAGGGTAAAGCAACCAGAGCACCAAGAACCAGTTCACTTGTCGGTATCCACTCATCATCTACTTTGCTACGCTCAGCTGGAGGAATTGATGAATGGGAAGAAGCACCGTGCACAAATAAAGCCTCACCATTGGGAAGCACCACAAATCGCAAGCGTCCCATGGCTGCAAGTGCCTCTTCACCTCCTGTTGCTTGGGTGGGTCAACGTCCACAGAAAATGTCACGGACAAGAAGAGCAAATGTTGTATCACCGGTGTCAAATTTTGATGAACCCGTATCTGAAGGATCACCAGTTGATGTTGCTGTTAGGCCAGCTTTAGAAACGCCTGGCCTTTTACTTCCAAGGGGTGCAGCTAGCAATAATTCACAAGCTGCATCTAGAATGGATAATGTTACATCTCCAGCTGGTCTATCAGAAAGTGAAGGGTCTGTTGCTACTGAACACAGGAATAAGGAAAAAGTCACAAACAGTGGTGACTTTGAGAATGAGGGGGCAAATTCAGCTCATGTGGCATCCGATTTAATTTTCTCGTCCAAGAAAAGCAGGATTCCGTTGAAAGAAGAACTTGAAGATGGTAGTATTCGTCGTCAAGGGAGGAGTGGAAGAGGCACTATGCATGTTAAAGGGTGTACATCCATACCAAAAGAGAAGTTGGACAGCACTGAAACGAGGAAGTTGGTAAAGAGCGTAAGACCTGCATCTGAAAAGAATGAAAG TAAGTTAGGCCGTCCTCCAACAAAGAAAGGCTCGGACCGCAAAGCATCATCTCGGCACCCAGAAATTCTGAATTGTGGGTCAATGGATACTACAG GTGAATCTGAAGATGACCGAGAAGAACTTCTAGCTGCTGCAAATGCTGCCCGTGGTGCTATTG TTGGTGCATATGCTGGCCCTTTTTGGAAGAAAATAGAACCAATGCTTACTTTCATCAGCTCTGAAGATTTATCCTTCTTGAAAAACCAG ATAATATTTTTGGAAGAGCTTGAAATGGGCATGTCTAATAAGCACGATGAAGACAAGTTGACTGCATCAACGAACTACAATGGGCCACCATCAATG GTTGAGCATTCCTCCCAGGTTCTGCCTCCATCCAATTCTTCTTTGTTGCTGGATCAAGGGGAAGCAAATGGTGTTGGACCAAGAGAATCTGTTGACATTTTGTCTTATAATAATGGCGAGAATCATAACAACACATCTCAAAAGGCACAGGGGCAAGGAATATTTGGTGAAATGGCTCCCCTGACAAGTAGACTGCTCTCTGCCTTGATTGTAGAAGATGTTGATGACTTTCCGGAGTCCAATGGTGTCCAAGGAGATATACTCATGGAATTCTCAAATGACTACCTTCCTCGTGCTGCCTCAGTTGAATTTGAAGCTACAGGGCTAGAATCCAGTTTTGGAATGTCTCCTGATTTTAAGCATTCAAACAGTAACCCAGCATATAACAGCATGTCCAATGGTTTCGCAGTTTCCAGTAATTTGAGGGGCTCATATAGTCAAAGTTCAGTTTGCAGTGAGAATCTATCAGATGGGATAAATGTTATGGGGTACCCAGAAAACGGCTCTTTGCATGGATCAGTACCGCAGATTACACAGCAGTATCAAACTCCCGGAAAAGATTTATCTTTACCATTATATGGATATCAGTATGCGCAGATGTCTTTGCATGATAGGACTTTGGTCGAGTTGCACAGTATTGACATTTTTCCAGAGATG CCAGAGCTGGACGAGGGAGAGGATGAGGATATTAATAAAGTTATTTTGGAGCTGCAGAAAAGACTCTTTGATCAG GTGAATCAGAAGAAATGCCAATTAAATAAGCTAGAAAAAGCAATTCGAAATACTAAAAACATGGAGGAAAG GAGCCTGGAGCAACACGCAATGAACAAATTAGTAGAGAGGGCATACAAAAAATTGCTGGTACCTGAATACTCT GGTGGTCGAGGTAGTTCTAGTCACAAGGGCGGTCTCAGTAAAGCAGCCAGTAAGGCCGCAAAACAGCTTGCATTGGCTTTTGCCAAGCGAACACTTGCCCGGTGCCAGAAATTCGAGGAAACAGAGAAAAGCTGCTTCAGGGAGCCTTTCCTTTGGAGTGTGCTGTCCGCGCCTTTGCCAAAGAGTGACCCAGTTGATG GTGTCCCTCCAGGATCTGCAGATAGGCCAAAGGCCCTAAAGCTTGACAGAAGCCCATTGAGCCAAG GTAGCACAAAATTGAAGAAGGGCGAGAGAGAAAGGGACCAGAGCAGAGATGGGTCTGCCAAGAACTCCAGCTCGAAATCAGGCAGCGGCCGGAACTCGTCTGGCAGCGGCCGGAACGAGCGCAAGACCAAGATGAAGCCTAAGCAGAAGCTAGCGCAGCTATCAACATCTGGGAACGTCCTTGGCAGAGTCACAGAGCCATCCAACTCCAGCTTCCCATCACCGTCGCCGCGAGAATCCAACGAGTGGAACAACCCTCTGAGCACAAGACCTACCCAGCAACCAAGGAACAGCTCGGCCAACGTCGCTCCGGAGTCCCTGGACGCCCCCATGAACCTGCCACCGATGGACCCCATGGTGGACATCCTGGACGTGCCGGAGGGCAACGACATCAGCGCCTGGTTCACGGATGGCCTGGACGACACGCTGCAAGACTTTGATTTCTCCGGAGGCCTGGAGATCCCGGACGACGATCTCACCCAGCTAGGGTTCATGTGA